From Rutidosis leptorrhynchoides isolate AG116_Rl617_1_P2 chromosome 3, CSIRO_AGI_Rlap_v1, whole genome shotgun sequence, a single genomic window includes:
- the LOC139900629 gene encoding uncharacterized protein, with product MLDVIENGPWMIRTAPIILNKWAANVSLTKEDLTKVLVWVKLHDIPLTGYTEDALSKIASKISKPIMLDSYTSTMCIKAWGHPNYARAMIEISANKDLKKDLTVATSGINGASCTIDTVTVEYEWKPPRCSGCNVFGHGDLHCPKNISVPVATKIIDNEGFQTVKVTKATGHSNNSHRRQNDGFIVGKKTQKMVYRPKKNVDQDGNTSGVQGMVGTVDKQVKEKKNGVPMSNTYDALDGIEEDVETNVHKLVDEASDIESEHNETIAYMVPPISEGESTPGVDGHND from the coding sequence ATGCTTGATGTTATAGAAAATGGTCCTTGGATGATAAGAACGGCACCAATAATTCTAAATAAGTGGGCAGCCAATGTGTCACTTACAAAGGAGGATTTGACTAAAGTTCTAGTATGGGTAAAATTGCATGATATTCCTTTAACGGGGTATACTGAAGATGCCCTTAGCAAGATAGCATCGAAGATTAGTAAACCAATTATGTTGGACTCCTATACGAGCACTATGTGCATTAAGGCGTGGGGTCATCCTAACTATGCTAGGGCGATGATTGAAATTAGCGCTAACAAAGATTTGAAAAAGGATCTCACAGTCGCAACATCGGGAATTAATGGTGCGAGTTGTACAATTGACACAGTCACAGTTGAGTATGAATGGAAACCACCGAGATGCTCGGGGTGTAATGTTTTTGGCCATGGGGATTTGCACTGCCCGAAAAATATTTCAGTCCCAGTGGCTACGAAAATAATAGATAACGAGGGATTCCAAACTGTGAAGGTGACAAAAGCTACAGGTCATAGTAACAATTCACATCGAAGGCAGAATGATGGTTTCATCGTGGGAAAAAAGACGCAAAAGATGGTCTATAGACCTAAGAAAAATGTTGATCAGGATGGAAACACAAGTGGTGTGCAAGGTATGGTGGGTACAGTAGACAAACaagtaaaggaaaaaaaaaatggaGTGCCCATGAGTAACACGTATGATGCTTTAGACGGTATTGAAGAGGATGTGGAAACAAATGTCCATAAACTTGTCGATGAAGCTAGTGACATTGAATCGGAGCACAATGAAACGATTGCATATATGGTTCCACCAATTTCTGAGGGGGAAAGCACTCCCGGGGTAGATGGTCATAATGATTAG
- the LOC139900630 gene encoding uncharacterized protein: protein MVVMATDQVIHCLVVFLIGKRSYVSFIYAVNNYIQRRQLWKDLCVHKRFVGQHPWTIMRDFNASLSLDDSTSGSSNINIIMREFQECIKEINMVDVNYTGLHYTWNQSPNSVTGILKKIDRVMANDKFIEEYPDAYVIFQPYRISDHTPMVLKLPDMSGSKPKPFKFGNFVVHHEEFKRTVTNG from the coding sequence ATGGTTGTTATGGCTACAGATCAAGTTATACACTGCCTGGTTGTGTTTCTAATTGGGAAGAGATCATACGTTTCATTTATCTATGCCGTTAATAATTACATTCAACGTAGACAACTGTGGAAAGATCTTTGTGTGCATAAGAGGTTTGTAGGGCAACACCCTTGGACTATTATGAGGGATTTTAATGCATCGTTGAGTCTTGATGATTCTACGTCCGGGTCTTCAAACATCAATATTATTATGCGTGAATTTCAAGAATGCATTAAAGAGATTAATATGGTAGACGTGAATTATACAGGGCTTCATTACACATGGAACCAAAGCCCAAATTCGGTGACGGGTATATTGAAAAAAATCGATAGAGTCATGGCAAATGACAAGTTTATAGAAGAATACCCGGATGCTTATGTAATTTTTCAACCCTACAGAATATCGGATCATACCCCTATGGTCCTTAAATTGCCTGACATGAGTGGTTCAAAGCCAAAACCGTTCAAATTTGGAAATTTTGTTGTCCACCATGAGGAGTTTAAACGTACTGTTACAAATGGTTAA
- the LOC139900631 gene encoding uncharacterized protein: MNVEGHMMFCVVKRLRMMKKSIRKLMWSKRNIHDRVIKLRTELDATQASLDINPDSVQLHLEEKTKLQEFNEALLVEERFLKQKVKEECLRVGDSNSSYFHKVVRGRKNRNHIKAVFDHEDNLVEGVDVARVFTQHYELFLGTTSSCTNIVEPESLFESRISSAKVKHMVRPVTSNEVRMAMFDIGNDKAPGPDGYSSVFFKESWDIVG, translated from the coding sequence ATGAACGTGGAAGGTCACATGATGTTTTGTGTTGTTAAACGGCTTCGTATGATGAAGAAATCTATTAGAAAATTAATGTGGTCGAAAAGGAACATCCATGATCGAGTTATAAAGTTGCGTACAGAGTTAGATGCCACGCAGGCTTCACTGGATATTAACCCTGATTCTGTCCAGCTCCATTTAGAAGAGAAAACCAAACTTCAAGAATTCAATGAAGCACTTTTAGTGGAAGAAAGATTTCTCAAGCAAAAGGTAAAAGAGGAGTGCCTTCGAGTTGGAGATTCAAATTCAAGTTACTTTCATAAAGTTGTTAGAGGCAGGAAAAACCGAAACCACATCAAAGCTGTGTTTGATCATGAAGATAACTTAGTTGAAGGTGTAGACGTGGCTCGTGTGTTTACCCAGCACTATGAACTATTTCTTGGTACAACTTCTTCATGCACTAATATAGTGGAACCTGAGTCACTTTTTGAATCACGAATCAGCTCAGCTAAAGTTAAGCATATGGTCAGACCCGTTACCAGTAATGAAGTTAGGATGGCAATGTTTGATATTGGGAATGACAAAGCGCCGGGTCCAGATGGGTATTCGTCGGTATTTTTTAAGGAATCATGGGACATTGTAGGATAG